The following coding sequences are from one Lolium rigidum isolate FL_2022 chromosome 6, APGP_CSIRO_Lrig_0.1, whole genome shotgun sequence window:
- the LOC124660082 gene encoding D-inositol 3-phosphate glycosyltransferase 2-like, producing MAALTSLQRSRKRRCPSHPMLSVSPALLSLLFIVPILYLLLIHRSSCSPLFSHLTAVGRSSSSVSGFAGDLRDIEFSWNHLPFTSSQPPLAKLKIAVFSRKWPVATAPGGMERHAHTLHTALAARGHRVHVFTSPPPHTEAAPSPTADGPQLHFLDGTPGQWRCDEAWKLYEAEGENDPFDVIHSESVAVFHRYARGVPNLVVTWHGISLEALHSGIYQDLARGEDEPMSPAFNQSLSESVRRVLSEVRFFRSYAHQVAISDSTGEMLRDVYQIPGRRVHVILNGVDEAQFTPDAQLGREFREEIDLPKSADLVLGVSGRLVKDKGHALLYEAFSKLALRHPNVYLLVAGKGPWESRYMDLGRNAKVLGAVSPGKLRAFYNALDVFVDPTLRPQGLDLTLMEAMQCGKPVVATRFPSIKGSVVVDDEFGHMFAPNVESLLESLEAVVKDGARRAAERGRACREYAKSMFAATKMALAYERLFLCVKNESFCGYPAEFD from the coding sequence ATGGCGGCACTAACCTCCCTGCAGAGGTCGAGGAAGCGGAGGTGCCCGTCCCACCCCATGCTCTCCGTCTCCccagccctcctctctctcctcttcaTCGTCCCCATCCTCTACCTCCTCCTCATCCACCGGTCCTCGTGCTCCCCGCTCTTCAGCCACCTCACGGCCGTCGGACGCTCATCGTCGAGCGTGAGCGGCTTCGCCGGAGACCTTCGCGACATCGAGTTCTCGTGGAACCACCTGCCGTTCACGTCGTCCCAGCCACCCCTGGCCAAGCTCAAGATCGCCGTGTTCTCTCGGAAGTGGCCCGTGGCCACGGCACCCGGTGGCATGGAGCGTCACGCGCACACGCTGCACACGGCGCTCGCGGCGCGGGGCCACCGCGTCCACGTGTtcacctcccctccgccgcatACGGAGGCGGCGCCGTCGCCCACCGCCGATGGGCCTCAGCTGCATTTCCTGGACGGCACCCCGGGCCAGTGGCGCTGTGACGAGGCGTGGAAGCTGTACGAGGCCGAGGGCGAGAACGATCCGTTCGACGTGATCCACTCGGAGAGCGTGGCGGTGTTCCACCGGTACGCGCGCGGGGTGCCCAACCTGGTGGTGACGTGGCACGGCATCTCCCTGGAGGCGCTGCACTCGGGCATATACCAGGACCTGGCCCGCGGCGAGGACGAGCCCATGTCGCCGGCGTTCAACCAGAGCCTGTCGGAGTCGGTGAGGCGGGTGCTGTCGGAGGTCCGCTTCTTCCGGAGCTACGCGCACCAGGTGGCCATCAGCGACTCCACTGGGGAGATGCTCCGCGACGTGTACCAGATCCCTGGCCGCCGCGTGCACGTGATCCTGAACGGCGTGGACGAGGCGCAGTTCACGCCGGACGCGCAGCTCGGCCGCGAGTTCCGGGAGGAGATCGACCTGCCCAAGAGCGCCGACCTGGTGCTGGGCGTGTCGGGCAGGCTCGTCAAGGACAAGGGCCACGCGCTGCTCTACGAGGCCTTCTCCAAGCTGGCGCTCCGCCACCCGAACGTGTACCTGCTCGTCGCCGGCAAGGGGCCGTGGGAGTCGCGGTACATGGACCTGGGGCGCAACGCCAAGGTGCTGGGCGCCGTGTCGCCGGGGAAGCTCAGGGCGTTCTACAACGCGCTGGACGTGTTCGTGGACCCGACGCTGCGCCCGCAGGGCCTGGACCTGACGCTCATGGAGGCGATGCAGTGCGGGAAGCCGGTGGTGGCCACGCGGTTCCCGAGCATCAAGGGCAGCGTCGTGGTGGACGACGAGTTCGGACACATGTTCGCGCCCAACGTGGAGTCGCTGCTTGAGAGCCTGGAGGCGGTGGTGAAGGACGGCGCCCGGCgcgcggcggagcgcggccgcgcGTGCAGGGAGTACGCCAAGTCTATGTTCGCGGCCACCAAGATGGCCCTGGCGTACGAGAGGCTCTTCCTCTGTGTCAAGAACGAGTCATTCTGTGGGTACCCCGCTGAGTTCGATTAG